A window from Taeniopygia guttata chromosome 10, bTaeGut7.mat, whole genome shotgun sequence encodes these proteins:
- the TRIP4 gene encoding activating signal cointegrator 1 isoform X3, with amino-acid sequence MAAPSALLAWCVQHLRGDFGLDVGEDVVRYILSITNEDEIREYVVDLVQGTEGKKSWFVEELLSRWRKSAQLPSEPFPAYRKKDEASEVLRGGDQGKKGKRKGRNKQETLAYTEPCAHGEEVKTPLDLAKAQESSSGVSSSISSKKKPKYVSLYTREGQDRLAVLIPGRHACECLGQKHKLINNCLECGRIVCEQEGSGPCLFCGALVCTKEEQDILQRDSNKSQKLLKKLMAGAESSGNLDAISKGLLPQQEARLKSGLEMAVKHKDKLLEFDRTSVRRTQVIDDESDYFATDSNQWLSKQEREALQKREQELRELRHASRLAKKITIDFAGRQILEEDNNMAEYHSKVEGRTWYTSHRGRLWIAATAKRPSPQEISELEATYRMLLRKDVEFPSDYPSGCLLGCVDVTDCLSQEQFQEQYPNLSQESGSPFVFICTNPQEMVLKFPIKGKHKIWKLDAKIHQGAKKGLMKQKAVG; translated from the exons ATGGCGGCGCCCAGCGCGCTGCTGGCCTGGTGCGTCCAACACCTGCGCGGGGACTTCGGGCTGGACGTGGGCGAGGACGTGGTGAg GTACATCTTGTCCATCACGAACGAGGATGAGATCCGGGAGTACGTGGTTGACCTTGTTCAGGGCACCGAGGGGAAGAAGAGCTGGTTTGTggaagagctgctgagcaggtGGAGGAAATCCGCCCAGCTGCCGTCCGAGCCCTTCCCCGCCTATCGGAAAAAGGACG AGGCTTCGGAAGTGCTGCGGGGCGGGGACCAAGGGAAGAAGGGGAAGCGCAAAGGGCGGAACAAGCAGGAGACCCTGGCATACACCGAGCCCTGTGCTCACGGGGAGGAGGTGAAAACCCCACTGGACCTGGCCAAG gcccaggagagcagcagcggAGTCAGCAGTAGCATTTCCTCTAAGAAGAAGCCCAAGTATGTCAGCCTGTACACAAGGGAGGGGCAGGACAGGCTGGCCGTGCTCATCCCGGGCCGCCACGCCTGCGAGTGCCTGGGCCAGAAGCACAAACTCATCAACAACTGCCTGGAGTGCGGGCGCATTGTCTGTGAGCAGGAGGGCTCCGGGCCCTGCCTGTTCTGTGGGGCCCTG GTGTGCACTAAAGAAGAGCAGGACATTCTTCAGCGGGACTCCAACAAGAGccagaagctgctgaagaagctCATGGCAG GTGCTGAAAGTTCAGGGAATTTGGATGCCATAAGCAAAGGCTTGCTGCCTCAGCAGGAAGCAAGACTCAAATCAGGCCTGGAGATGGCTGTGAAGCACAAAGACAAGCTGTTGGAATTTGATAGGACAAG CGTGCGTCGGACCCAGGTCATTGATGACGAGTCGGATTACTTTGCCACGGACTCCAACCAGTGGCTCTCCAAGCAGGAGAGGGAAGCGCTCCAGaagagggagcaggagctgcgggagctgcgCCACGCCTCTCGGCTGGCCAAGAAAATCACCATCGACTTCGCTGGCAGGCAGATCTTGGAGGAAGACAACAACATGGCTGAGTACCACAGCAA AGTGGAGGGCAGGACCTGGTACACATCTCATCGAGGGAGGTTATGGATTGCAGCTACTGCTAAAAGACCTTCCCCTCAGGAAATCTCAGAACTGGAAGCCACCTACAGAATGCTGCTCCGGAAAG ATGTGGAATTTCCAAGTGATTATCCCTCAGGATGCCTTCTGGGCTGTGTGGACGTGACTGATTGTTTATCACAAGAGCAATTTCAGGAGCAG TATCCCAACCTGAGCCAGGAATCTGGGTCTCCATTTGTCTTTATCTGCACTAATCCCCAGGAGATGGTTCTGAAGTTTCCCatcaaaggaaaacacaaaatct GGAAGCTGGATGCAAAGATCCATCAGGGAGCGAAGAAGGGGTTAATGAAGCAGAAAGCTGTGGGGTGA
- the TRIP4 gene encoding activating signal cointegrator 1 isoform X1 — MAAPSALLAWCVQHLRGDFGLDVGEDVVRYILSITNEDEIREYVVDLVQGTEGKKSWFVEELLSRWRKSAQLPSEPFPAYRKKDEASEVLRGGDQGKKGKRKGRNKQETLAYTEPCAHGEEVKTPLDLAKAQESSSGVSSSISSKKKPKYVSLYTREGQDRLAVLIPGRHACECLGQKHKLINNCLECGRIVCEQEGSGPCLFCGALVCTKEEQDILQRDSNKSQKLLKKLMAGAESSGNLDAISKGLLPQQEARLKSGLEMAVKHKDKLLEFDRTSVRRTQVIDDESDYFATDSNQWLSKQEREALQKREQELRELRHASRLAKKITIDFAGRQILEEDNNMAEYHSKLDETIAAMSCGALSEPAGSPGAEMTPNSGVLVNPRLLQPAPLWVDQTGLLPQRKIIHSTEAGSESGSERNRLRIQDRELQEISDDGWCLSLHQPWASLLVRGIKRVEGRTWYTSHRGRLWIAATAKRPSPQEISELEATYRMLLRKDVEFPSDYPSGCLLGCVDVTDCLSQEQFQEQYPNLSQESGSPFVFICTNPQEMVLKFPIKGKHKIWKLDAKIHQGAKKGLMKQKAVG; from the exons ATGGCGGCGCCCAGCGCGCTGCTGGCCTGGTGCGTCCAACACCTGCGCGGGGACTTCGGGCTGGACGTGGGCGAGGACGTGGTGAg GTACATCTTGTCCATCACGAACGAGGATGAGATCCGGGAGTACGTGGTTGACCTTGTTCAGGGCACCGAGGGGAAGAAGAGCTGGTTTGTggaagagctgctgagcaggtGGAGGAAATCCGCCCAGCTGCCGTCCGAGCCCTTCCCCGCCTATCGGAAAAAGGACG AGGCTTCGGAAGTGCTGCGGGGCGGGGACCAAGGGAAGAAGGGGAAGCGCAAAGGGCGGAACAAGCAGGAGACCCTGGCATACACCGAGCCCTGTGCTCACGGGGAGGAGGTGAAAACCCCACTGGACCTGGCCAAG gcccaggagagcagcagcggAGTCAGCAGTAGCATTTCCTCTAAGAAGAAGCCCAAGTATGTCAGCCTGTACACAAGGGAGGGGCAGGACAGGCTGGCCGTGCTCATCCCGGGCCGCCACGCCTGCGAGTGCCTGGGCCAGAAGCACAAACTCATCAACAACTGCCTGGAGTGCGGGCGCATTGTCTGTGAGCAGGAGGGCTCCGGGCCCTGCCTGTTCTGTGGGGCCCTG GTGTGCACTAAAGAAGAGCAGGACATTCTTCAGCGGGACTCCAACAAGAGccagaagctgctgaagaagctCATGGCAG GTGCTGAAAGTTCAGGGAATTTGGATGCCATAAGCAAAGGCTTGCTGCCTCAGCAGGAAGCAAGACTCAAATCAGGCCTGGAGATGGCTGTGAAGCACAAAGACAAGCTGTTGGAATTTGATAGGACAAG CGTGCGTCGGACCCAGGTCATTGATGACGAGTCGGATTACTTTGCCACGGACTCCAACCAGTGGCTCTCCAAGCAGGAGAGGGAAGCGCTCCAGaagagggagcaggagctgcgggagctgcgCCACGCCTCTCGGCTGGCCAAGAAAATCACCATCGACTTCGCTGGCAGGCAGATCTTGGAGGAAGACAACAACATGGCTGAGTACCACAGCAA ACTGGATGAGACCATTGCAGCCATGAGCTGTGGCGCACTGAGCGAGCCAGCCGGGAGCCCTGGGGCAGAGATGACACCAAACTCTGGGGTTTTGGTGAATCCCCGTCTCCTCCAGCCTGCTCCTTTG TGGGTGGACCAAACTGGTTTGCTCccacaaaggaaaattattcaTTCCACGGAGGCTGGTAGTGAGTCTGGCTCGGAGCGGAACCGGCTGCGGATTCAGGACCGAGAGCTGCAGGAGATCTCAGATGATGGTTGGTGCCTCAGCCTGCACCAGCCTTGGGCTTCTTTGCTTGTGAGAGGAATCAAAAG AGTGGAGGGCAGGACCTGGTACACATCTCATCGAGGGAGGTTATGGATTGCAGCTACTGCTAAAAGACCTTCCCCTCAGGAAATCTCAGAACTGGAAGCCACCTACAGAATGCTGCTCCGGAAAG ATGTGGAATTTCCAAGTGATTATCCCTCAGGATGCCTTCTGGGCTGTGTGGACGTGACTGATTGTTTATCACAAGAGCAATTTCAGGAGCAG TATCCCAACCTGAGCCAGGAATCTGGGTCTCCATTTGTCTTTATCTGCACTAATCCCCAGGAGATGGTTCTGAAGTTTCCCatcaaaggaaaacacaaaatct GGAAGCTGGATGCAAAGATCCATCAGGGAGCGAAGAAGGGGTTAATGAAGCAGAAAGCTGTGGGGTGA
- the TRIP4 gene encoding activating signal cointegrator 1 isoform X2 codes for MAAPSALLAWYILSITNEDEIREYVVDLVQGTEGKKSWFVEELLSRWRKSAQLPSEPFPAYRKKDEASEVLRGGDQGKKGKRKGRNKQETLAYTEPCAHGEEVKTPLDLAKAQESSSGVSSSISSKKKPKYVSLYTREGQDRLAVLIPGRHACECLGQKHKLINNCLECGRIVCEQEGSGPCLFCGALVCTKEEQDILQRDSNKSQKLLKKLMAGAESSGNLDAISKGLLPQQEARLKSGLEMAVKHKDKLLEFDRTSVRRTQVIDDESDYFATDSNQWLSKQEREALQKREQELRELRHASRLAKKITIDFAGRQILEEDNNMAEYHSKLDETIAAMSCGALSEPAGSPGAEMTPNSGVLVNPRLLQPAPLWVDQTGLLPQRKIIHSTEAGSESGSERNRLRIQDRELQEISDDGWCLSLHQPWASLLVRGIKRVEGRTWYTSHRGRLWIAATAKRPSPQEISELEATYRMLLRKDVEFPSDYPSGCLLGCVDVTDCLSQEQFQEQYPNLSQESGSPFVFICTNPQEMVLKFPIKGKHKIWKLDAKIHQGAKKGLMKQKAVG; via the exons ATGGCGGCGCCCAGCGCGCTGCTGGCCTG GTACATCTTGTCCATCACGAACGAGGATGAGATCCGGGAGTACGTGGTTGACCTTGTTCAGGGCACCGAGGGGAAGAAGAGCTGGTTTGTggaagagctgctgagcaggtGGAGGAAATCCGCCCAGCTGCCGTCCGAGCCCTTCCCCGCCTATCGGAAAAAGGACG AGGCTTCGGAAGTGCTGCGGGGCGGGGACCAAGGGAAGAAGGGGAAGCGCAAAGGGCGGAACAAGCAGGAGACCCTGGCATACACCGAGCCCTGTGCTCACGGGGAGGAGGTGAAAACCCCACTGGACCTGGCCAAG gcccaggagagcagcagcggAGTCAGCAGTAGCATTTCCTCTAAGAAGAAGCCCAAGTATGTCAGCCTGTACACAAGGGAGGGGCAGGACAGGCTGGCCGTGCTCATCCCGGGCCGCCACGCCTGCGAGTGCCTGGGCCAGAAGCACAAACTCATCAACAACTGCCTGGAGTGCGGGCGCATTGTCTGTGAGCAGGAGGGCTCCGGGCCCTGCCTGTTCTGTGGGGCCCTG GTGTGCACTAAAGAAGAGCAGGACATTCTTCAGCGGGACTCCAACAAGAGccagaagctgctgaagaagctCATGGCAG GTGCTGAAAGTTCAGGGAATTTGGATGCCATAAGCAAAGGCTTGCTGCCTCAGCAGGAAGCAAGACTCAAATCAGGCCTGGAGATGGCTGTGAAGCACAAAGACAAGCTGTTGGAATTTGATAGGACAAG CGTGCGTCGGACCCAGGTCATTGATGACGAGTCGGATTACTTTGCCACGGACTCCAACCAGTGGCTCTCCAAGCAGGAGAGGGAAGCGCTCCAGaagagggagcaggagctgcgggagctgcgCCACGCCTCTCGGCTGGCCAAGAAAATCACCATCGACTTCGCTGGCAGGCAGATCTTGGAGGAAGACAACAACATGGCTGAGTACCACAGCAA ACTGGATGAGACCATTGCAGCCATGAGCTGTGGCGCACTGAGCGAGCCAGCCGGGAGCCCTGGGGCAGAGATGACACCAAACTCTGGGGTTTTGGTGAATCCCCGTCTCCTCCAGCCTGCTCCTTTG TGGGTGGACCAAACTGGTTTGCTCccacaaaggaaaattattcaTTCCACGGAGGCTGGTAGTGAGTCTGGCTCGGAGCGGAACCGGCTGCGGATTCAGGACCGAGAGCTGCAGGAGATCTCAGATGATGGTTGGTGCCTCAGCCTGCACCAGCCTTGGGCTTCTTTGCTTGTGAGAGGAATCAAAAG AGTGGAGGGCAGGACCTGGTACACATCTCATCGAGGGAGGTTATGGATTGCAGCTACTGCTAAAAGACCTTCCCCTCAGGAAATCTCAGAACTGGAAGCCACCTACAGAATGCTGCTCCGGAAAG ATGTGGAATTTCCAAGTGATTATCCCTCAGGATGCCTTCTGGGCTGTGTGGACGTGACTGATTGTTTATCACAAGAGCAATTTCAGGAGCAG TATCCCAACCTGAGCCAGGAATCTGGGTCTCCATTTGTCTTTATCTGCACTAATCCCCAGGAGATGGTTCTGAAGTTTCCCatcaaaggaaaacacaaaatct GGAAGCTGGATGCAAAGATCCATCAGGGAGCGAAGAAGGGGTTAATGAAGCAGAAAGCTGTGGGGTGA